From the Nodularia sphaerocarpa UHCC 0038 genome, the window TTGCAACCACAAATGGATTACCAATTGATCCTGCGATCGCCACTGTAATTGTTTTGTATATACTCAAAATAGGATTAAATATATTTTGTGACTACACAGAACCACCTGCTGAAAAAGCTGGAACTCTCCCACCGGCAGACTAATATGGTTTAGTTTTATCTTTAAATCTTAGCCCTTTCTTCGCTTGCGGGGAGGGGGAATGCGTTACTTCATGATTAATCTGGTAATTCCTTTAAATTTTCTCGTGTCATCGCTGCACGATATTCATCCTGATACTCAACAAATATCTCTAACGCTGTCTGCAAGTTAGCCCTCGCCTCTGGGTAGTTTTTCTCAGCTTCTGCAAGTAGTCCCAAGTTATTGTAGGTGCTGGCTTGGGAATAACGATCGCCATATTCGATCAAGATATTCAAAGCCAGTTGATAATTGCGCCGTGCTTGTTCATATTCTCGCAATTCTTTGGCAAGATATCCCAAATTGTCGTAGATTTTGGCTTGGTTATAGCGATCGCCATATTCGATACAGATATTCAAAGCTTGTTGATAATTGCGCCGTGCTTGTTCATATTCTCCCAAGAATTGGGCAACTATTCCCAAATTGTGGTAAGTGCTGGCTTGGGAATAGCGATCGCCATATTCGATTTTGATATTCAAAGCCAGTTGATAATTGCGCTGTGCTTGTTCATATTCTCGCAATTCTTCGGCAACTATTCCCAAATTGTGGTAAGTGCTGGCTTGGGAATAGCGATCGCCATATTCGATTTTGATATTCAAAGCTTGTTGATAATTGCGCCGTGCTTGTTCATATTCTCGCAAATTTTGGGCAACTATTCCCAACTGGTGGTAGGTGCCGGCTTGCCAAAGTTGTTTTTGTCTTTCTTCTATACCCACTAAGGTAGGATAAATTTCTAAAGTCTTTTCGTAAGAATATTTAGCTTGCTGGTACTGCTTTGCCACCAGTTGACAAGAACCCAGTTTATAAATTGCCATTGCTATCTGATAACCTAATTCACCCTCAATAAATGCCGGGGGATAATTTTCTAAATTTTGACAAACCATTTCTGCCAATTTGAGGTTACTTTGGTTATCACTAATCAATTCAAAGTATTGATATAAACAAAAGTAGATACTAATACTTTCTTTCTTCTGCAAACAAATTTGCAGTGCATGATAAAGGTTTTCATATTCCCATCCACAGAAAGATATACCCCTTTGACGCTCTTGAGCATCTTTAGAAGCCATCAAATCCTCATAATTTTTTGCCAAACCCATATAGTAATTTTTAAATCCCTCTTGTAAAGCTACACAGGTTGTCTCATCAATAGATGCTAACTTAGTCTTTAAAAAGTAGGGAAAAATAGGTTGAATTTTTAGTAAATTCTGATTATTATCAATTAGTGAAAGTAACCCCCAGTTAATTGCTTCTTGAATTGCATCATATAACTTATCAAAACAATAATCTTTTAATGGTTCTAATTTTTCTAGTGCCTCAATATAATCCCAAATAATTCCACGGAAAATAAACCCACTAAAAGGAGCCAAACACAGCAACAATTTCTGTGCATCTGGTGACAAATTACTGTGAGAATATTCCACACATTTCAAAATACTCTTAGTCTTATCCTCACTCACCACATCCAAATTTATATCAGCCCCTTGCAACCCCTGCAAAATCTCCTGGGGTGATTGCCTTTGCAAATTCGTCAACACAACTTCCATCGCCAGGGGATACCCTGCCAATAATTTCATCAACTTTTGAAAATCTGCATTTTGACGAATCCCATCAACAAGGTGTGCAGCTATATTCCGTTCTAAAATTTTCTCTGCTAATTCCGTCCGGGCTTCTTTATCTAATCCTTGTAACTCATAAATATTGTGTTGAAAAGTCTGAGTTTGTAGCCATTCTTCCCGACTACGCGAACCCAAAACCACCCGCGTTTTACCACCTACCAACTTCTTGATAAAATCCCGGATTTGCTGACGTTCTGCCTCTGGTAAAGTATTTTGAATCGCCAGTTGTTGCCCTGTCACAGATTCCAAATTATCCAAAATCACAGCGTAAGCTGCACCCCGCAAATCTGCCACTAATTTCTGTACCTGTGCAGGCTGACTCATCGCTTGAAACTGCGCCTGTTCAAATTTACCATACACTTGCTGACCAATATCAAACATAATTTGTGTCAGCGTCCAAGCTTTTTGGTCATAGCCAAAATAAAATACATCCTCAACAAAATGTGTCCTCGTCCACCATTCCCTTAAATAATTTAACAAAGTTGTTTTACCTGTTCCCCCCATACCTTGCAACAGCAAAACATTATGCCTGAGCAAAGCCTTCTCAATTTTGAGAATCTCCAAATCCCGACCAATAAATCCATATTCCGGCAAGGAGAAACGATACTGAATAGCGGCAGATTGCGTATATTTGTCTTCTTCTTCTGGTGTAAAATGCCGTAAATTAAAATTCACTACCTGATGAGAATAAACCACAGGTAATAACCAATCTTCTAAATTAATATATTTATTGAAATAGGCTTTCCGTTCTTTATCATTGAACAGTTCCAGCCTCCCCAGCCTGATAGCTTCAGTCATGGGTTTATGATCAAACAAATGTTGATAAAGCTGTGACATCATCAACTTTGCCGCCGACACAGTGACAGAATACCCCATAGCCACAACCATCTGCATCCCTGCGGTCATTAACCGGCTTCCCAGACTGGTTTCACGAGCATCTTCACTTAACCCCTCCTCGCTGGCGGAGTTCTTCACCTGTTTCCCCGACTGACAAGCATTGAGAATACACACAGGAATCCCCTTTCCTGTCAACAATGCAGCTAAGTCTGAAGCTTCTACCAAATCAACCTTTCCCTGAGACTCGCCCTCAAAGCAGACAAAAGCTTTCACCCCATCAAAAGGCTGCAAATCATAACGCCCAAAGCGCCCTTTATAGAAATAGCGTTCAGGTTGGCTGGAAGACTGAACCTGTTGATAAGTTAGCAGCGCCCCGTGCATATCCAAATGAATAATGTGGTAAAATCCCGCACCTTTTTCTTGTAAATGCCTAGACAAACTTTCGTAAGTTCCCGGACGCAGCAACTCAACATTTACCCGCAAATTGCTATTGTCAATCAACTCCAGCAACGGGCGAGAAATTGTCCGATAGCCCACATCCCTTTCCTCATCTGGACGCGCCACCACCACCAGCAGATTAATCACAGGCGATAACTGCACATTAGCTGAAACTGGTGCAGGTTTGACATTTTTCCGCAACATTACACAGTCTACCGCCAGTGGTCGGCTTAAATCTGGGTCTTGTAGAGCTTCCCAGTGTAAAGCGTGAAATTCTGGGGTTTTCGCCACGATTTCAATCTGTAATTGACTCAGATTACCCCGCAGTTGTCGATATAAGCGGTAAGCATTGATATCTGCCTGAAAAACTTGCTTAAATAGGCTTTCACCGTATGTTTTGACGCTGGCTGCTGCCCTCTCTGCAATCACAGTATCACTAAAAGGAAACGTTACCCATTCTTCAAAATACCACTCTAGTAGTTTTTCTTCCTGTGGGGTAAAGGGGTCACTAATCGTCACTGGGTATTCTCCGCCATCAAATTGGAGTTTGGCTGCAAATCCGGTATCTATTCGCCCTTCTTCTCGAATTGTGATGACTGTCATGGGTTAAGCTTGTCCGCAGGTAAAATTACATAGCTATTACTACATAATATGGTTTGGGATTTTCGGATAGCCACAAAAAACAGCGCTTTCATCCCAAATTATGCAAGAATATTATCTTGATTGGTTTAATGTGATTCTGTCTCGATATTATGCAATAATTCCTGATAACTAGTGTTTAATTGAACTAAAAGCTAAACTAATATTTAGTAAATTCACTAACAGTCAAGTTACAATTACTTTTAGATAGAAAACGCTACAGCTACTAATAAACATACTCATCGCCCTTCATCAACAAAAAATAGCGGACACTTTTCAGTTAATAGCTACGTCACCTATATTACTGTGCTAAGTTTGCTGCGGTTTCTCCCAGGCAAACCTTGATTGTACATGGAATAAACGACTAACTACCAATTAACAAATCCTTTAGTAAGCATAGATGTTCGTAGATGATATGGTGGGTAAATTTAGTCACACAAGGATAGGGCGGGCGTGGGGAGTGAAGGCATTATTCCAGGCTATGAAATTACGTTTGATTGTGCGATCGCCTAGCGCTAGGCGATCGCACAAAAGTGTTTTCCCAATTCTGGTTTTCATATCATTTATTACAGTAATACTACTGAATAGTCTAAATCCTGCCATAGCCCAATTACCACGTCAAGAGATTCGCGGGGTTTGGATCACCAACAATGATTTCAACACCCTCAGAGATCGCACCAAAGTGCAATCAGCCATGACTCAATTACGGGGGCTAAACTTCAACACCATCTATCCTGTGGTGTGGAATTCTGGCTATGTGATGTACCCTAGCGCCGTAGCACAACGGGCAGGTATCCAACCCTTTGTCTTTCGAGGTGCAGATGGACATGATATTCTCGCAGACTTAATTAACCAAGCCCATCGCCAAGGACTCTTGGCAATTCCCTGGTTTGAATTTGGTTTCATGGCTCCCCCTACATCAGAACTGGCCTTGGAACACCCAGAATGGCTGACACAAAAGCAGGATGGTAGCCAAACCTCCATTAGTGCAGCTGGTGAAGTTGTATGGCTCAATCCCTTCCATCCCGAAGTGCAGCAATTTATTACTAATCTCGTGTTAGAGACTGTAACTCAATATAATGTCGATGGCATTCAGTTTGATGATCACATGAGTTTGCCCCACGAATTTGGTTACGATCCATATACAATTGCTTTATACACCCAAGAAACCAAAAATCGTCCCCCCAGCAATCCTCAAGATGAAGCATGGGTACGCTGGCGGGCAGATAAAATCACAGCCTTTATGGTGCAACTCAACCAAGCTGTAAAAGCCAGAAAACCCAATGCGATTTTCTCCGTTTCTCCCAACTACTACGACTTTGCCTATAAGTTTCAACTCCAAGACTGGCTAGCTTGGATGCGGCAAAATATTGTAGACGAGCTAATTGTGCAGATTTATCGCCCCGATTTGCAAAGCTTCGTGTCTAATATTTCCCGTAGAGAAATAGAAGAAGCCCAACAAATGATTCCCACCGGTATCGGTGTGATGACAGGTTTACGAAATCGACCTGTTTCCATGCAACAAATTAAAGCTCAGGTAAGAGCTGCCCAAGGACGCGGTTTAGGTGTAACCTTCTTCTACTACGAGACACTTTGGAACTCTGCCCCAGAACCTGCAAGCCAAAGGATAGCCGGATTTCAAACCCTTTTTCCCACTCCAGCCTTCCGTTCAGCAATGCAGTCTGGGAACTAATACAGCAAATTTCATCTAATTGAAGTATACCAATGGCGGGCAAGACTTGTACTGAGCTTGTCGTTCGCGTAGCGTGGCGTTAGCCATAGTATGCCCGCACCACAAGAGTTTTATGATTTGTGTCTGCACGCCATTTATCTGCAATCTGCTGTAGATAAATGGTATCTCATAGCCCCCTCCTCGCTTGCGGGGAGGGGGTTGGGGGTGGGGTTCTTATCGCTCTTTTAGCCCAAAAACAGCTTGTATGCAGGGTTTTGGCTTTCATCCCAATAGCGGTAGCCGAGGGTATCCAGAAATGCTCGCCACTCCTCCATCTCATGGGGGGGTACTTGCATTCCCACGACAATTCGTCCGTAATCTGCCCCGTTGTTGCGGTAGTGAAACATACTGATATTCCAGTTGGGACTCATGGAACCCACAAACTTCATTAATGCACCAGGACGTTCGGGAAATTCAAAACGATAAAGTAATTCGTTATGTGCCAGGGGAGAATGCCCACCAACCATGTGCCGCAGGTGCAATTTTGTCAGTTCATCATCTGTTAAGTCAATGGTTTTGAAACCGCAGCTTTCAAAGCTTTCTAACATTTTTACGGCATCGGCACGGTTTTGGATTTGCACACCTACGAAAATATGAGCTTCTTTTTCATCGGCAATGCGATAATTAAACTCGGTGAGATTGCGTTGAGCAATACATTCACAAAACTTCCGCAGACTACCCTGTTCTTCAGGAATTGCTACTGCAAAAATAGCTTCGCGACGTTCCCCAAATTCGGCTCGTTCTGCGACAAACCGCAGACGGTCAAAGTTCATGTTAGCACCGCAAGCAACGGCAATTAATGTTTTTCCCTGGATTTTTTCTCGTTCGGCGTAGGCTTTGGCAGCTGCGATCGCTAAAGCACCAGCAGGTTCTAAAATTGATCGTGTGTCCTCAAACACATCTTTAATCGCCGCGCAGGTATCATCTGTATCCACCAGAATAATTTCATCTACATAATTCTGGCACAAACGAAAAGTTTCCTCTCCCACTTCCCGCACCGCCACCCCATCAGCAAATAAACCCACCTGAGACAACCGCACCCGATGTCCGGCTTTCAGCGATTGAGACATCGCATCAGCATCCACAGGTTCCACACCGATAATCTTAATTTCTGGACGCAATCGTTTGACATAAGCCGCAATTCCAGAAATCAAACCCCCACCACCAATAGCCACAAAAATCGCATGAATAGGTTGCTGATATTGGCGCAAAATTTCCATCCCAATTGTCCCCTGCCCAGCTATGACATCAGGATCATCAAAAGGATGAATAAAAGTCAGTCCTTTTTCAGCCTCCAGTTCACGGGCGTAAACATAAGCATCATCGTAAGTATTGCCATGTAATAGCACCTCTCCCCCCCTGGCTTTGACTGCATCTATTTTCACCTGGGGAGTAGTAACAGGCATCACAATAATTGCTCGTGTTCCTAGCCGACTAGCAGCTAAAGCGACACCTTGGGCATGATTTCCCGCAGATGCAGCAATGACACCCTGCGCCAGCAATTCCGGTGAAAGATTCACCATTTTGTTGTAAGCACCCCGCAGCTTAAAAGAAAAAACTGACTGCATATCCTCCCGCTTCAGCAACAGTTGATTATTCAGTCGTTTCGAGAGGTTAGGGGCATACTCCAGTGGTGTTTCCTGGGCAACATCGTACACACGGGCAGTCAGAATCTGTACCAGGTAGTCGCAATACATCGGGTTAACAGGTAGGCCAATTTGAGCTAGATTGTTAATTTTACCTTTAGTTGTGTACCTAGCTAACCATTAGTTTTTCTTCACATCACGAGCCATGTTGAGAAAGTAGTCATCCATTTTGGCATTCTGACGACGGCCTCTAGTAACGGGAGTTTCAGGAGTTTTATCCTCAGTCTTGGCAATGATTTGTTGATTTGCAGCTTGCTTTATACCTTGCGCTGCATCATTTTCTAAGAAATAATCAGACTTAGTGAATCCCAAAAGCTTGGTAAAAGAACCAAATAGATTTTTGATAAAACTGAAGAAACTTCTCAAAATAACACCGAAAAAGCCTTCAACACGAAGAAACAAGTTCTGAAAAATTTGAGTTAAACCAGACATAATAGCACATACTATGATTGCATATTACTATTGTGACGCAAGTAAATGAGTTGAACTATGTTTGAGAAATAGATCACTCTTTTGATTTACAATGAATTTGTCGATATCAAGGCTGATATCATAATGATTAAAAACAAATCGCAACACAATCAAAAGACCCCACCGAGCCAAATGATTCGCGTACCTACCGCTTTAATTGCCGCAGTACGCCAATTATCCCGCCTGCACAGAGAGGGGTACACAACAGCATTGCTGCAAGGCTTAGAAGAATTGATAGCGCAATTTGATGGTAACATTCAGATTGAGATTGCCCCAGACAGTAAATCAGTATTGCAGGTAGAGGAGAGGTTAGAAAAACTGGAATCCCATCTTGCTAACCAAAGCGAAGGTGTAGAAACTAAACTAGAGGTTATTGCTAAACAGTTGGAAAAGTTGGAACAAGAGATATCTACCATCAACGCCGCTAACGCTTGTAGCACATACAACAATACCAAACCTCAACCACCAGTCTTTGAGCAACCCAGAACAAATATCAGTCTGGCGCAAAGACTTGGTGTGACTTCCCAAAGCCTGATTACTCAAAGGGAAAAGCACAGCGCCAAAGAATTTACCAGTTGGTCACGTAGCCGCGATCCCATGAGTACAGGATGGGTATTTTCTCAAAAAGACAATCTTTACCACCCAGTCAAACAATTTGAGATTTGAGATTTGAGATTTTGGATTTTGGATTGATTCCACAGATAAATCTAGGGGCTTGTACTATTAAGAAAGTATTGGTCACAAAATCCACAAACTGACGGCTGATAACTCAGTTTTTTATATGGGCTTTTTAATGCTGTTCTCCTCTTTGGCAAACAGTTCTATTAAAGCAATAGTACCCACAAAAAAGGTATAAATAGCATATTTGATGGGCATTTTTTGTTTTGTTGGTGCATAAAAAGCAGCAATTACCGCTTCAATTAAGTGCGCCGTAATCGCAAAACGTTCTAGCCAAAAAATAAAATTCAAGCTGCTGGGAATACTAATGTTATTAATGACTGCATAAATATTCCACAATTCCCAGCCTATGGCACTGGAGATAAAAATTGTGGATATAACTTTGATCATGGTAGCAAGTGTTTTTTGGATATTCATGCAGCTTCAGGGTGACTTGTCCGGTTACTGTTCGAGTTGTGGTGAATTTGAGAGCGTAACGCACACTGCTTGCAATTAGTGGTGAGAGTTGTCACAAACTAGTTACAGGCTCAAGGAGGGTGTTAGGGCTAAAGTTTTCGTTCCTTGAGAAAGGAGAACGCGATCGCAGAGGTTAAGCAGTTCTACCTCGGTCTGGGTCTGTCGCATCAGCCGCAGGAAATCACCTTCAGCGTCAACATTCAGAGCAATGTAGTTGAGGAACCTTTTGAGGTAGCCGACGCGCGCGCGCACTGGCATAGTTGCGGCTGTTGGGGTTTGCCATAAACGATCAATATAGTTGCGTACCTCTACTAAAGGAACCGGCGTAATCGGCTCGAAGCGCAAAGCCTGGCGAATTTGATTAAAAATCCAAGGATTCCCAATGGCCCAGCGTCCCACCATCACACCCGCCGCGCCTGTTTGAGACAGCACTTCCAGGGCAGTTGTCGCCGAGTAGATATTGCCATTGGCAAGCACTGGACAATCAACCCGTTTGACCGCTTCAGCAATTAAATCATATTTCACTGCCCCGTGGTACATATCTTTCACCGTGCGACCATGCACACTCAGCAAATCAATGCTGTGGCGATTGATCATATCGAGAATTTCGTAAAAGGTATCTGTATTTTCAAAGCCTACGCGCATCTTGACTGTCAAAGGTCGGTCGTTGACTGTCTGCCGCAGTTCCGCCAAAATCCGATTCACTTTTTCTGGTGACAGCAGCAATCCACCCCCAACATTTTTGCGATAGATTCTTGGTGCTGGACAGCCCATGTTCAAGTCAACTCCAGCGATATTATAGTTGCAGAGTTCCTGTGCTGTTCTGACTAAATCTGGAATGCTTTCGCCAATCATTTGAGCAAAAACCGGGCGACCTGTGTCGTTTTCGGTAATTGCTGCCAGAATGCTACGATTGAGCCGTGAGGTATCATTGACGCGGAAATACTCGGTGAAGAAGTAGTCAGGACTGCCGTAGTGGGCTATGACTTTCATAAACCAGAGGTTTGTCACATCCTGCATGGGCGCAAGAGCAGTGAGGGGTAGGTTTTTCTGGAGCGATTGGGGGAGTGATACCTGAGACATACAGATCAAGAGCGATCGACAAAGCATCACTCTATCAAAAAATGGTTCCTGATCGCCTCAATGCCACATTCCACAATCCCTG encodes:
- a CDS encoding tetratricopeptide repeat protein, with product MTVITIREEGRIDTGFAAKLQFDGGEYPVTISDPFTPQEEKLLEWYFEEWVTFPFSDTVIAERAAASVKTYGESLFKQVFQADINAYRLYRQLRGNLSQLQIEIVAKTPEFHALHWEALQDPDLSRPLAVDCVMLRKNVKPAPVSANVQLSPVINLLVVVARPDEERDVGYRTISRPLLELIDNSNLRVNVELLRPGTYESLSRHLQEKGAGFYHIIHLDMHGALLTYQQVQSSSQPERYFYKGRFGRYDLQPFDGVKAFVCFEGESQGKVDLVEASDLAALLTGKGIPVCILNACQSGKQVKNSASEEGLSEDARETSLGSRLMTAGMQMVVAMGYSVTVSAAKLMMSQLYQHLFDHKPMTEAIRLGRLELFNDKERKAYFNKYINLEDWLLPVVYSHQVVNFNLRHFTPEEEDKYTQSAAIQYRFSLPEYGFIGRDLEILKIEKALLRHNVLLLQGMGGTGKTTLLNYLREWWTRTHFVEDVFYFGYDQKAWTLTQIMFDIGQQVYGKFEQAQFQAMSQPAQVQKLVADLRGAAYAVILDNLESVTGQQLAIQNTLPEAERQQIRDFIKKLVGGKTRVVLGSRSREEWLQTQTFQHNIYELQGLDKEARTELAEKILERNIAAHLVDGIRQNADFQKLMKLLAGYPLAMEVVLTNLQRQSPQEILQGLQGADINLDVVSEDKTKSILKCVEYSHSNLSPDAQKLLLCLAPFSGFIFRGIIWDYIEALEKLEPLKDYCFDKLYDAIQEAINWGLLSLIDNNQNLLKIQPIFPYFLKTKLASIDETTCVALQEGFKNYYMGLAKNYEDLMASKDAQERQRGISFCGWEYENLYHALQICLQKKESISIYFCLYQYFELISDNQSNLKLAEMVCQNLENYPPAFIEGELGYQIAMAIYKLGSCQLVAKQYQQAKYSYEKTLEIYPTLVGIEERQKQLWQAGTYHQLGIVAQNLREYEQARRNYQQALNIKIEYGDRYSQASTYHNLGIVAEELREYEQAQRNYQLALNIKIEYGDRYSQASTYHNLGIVAQFLGEYEQARRNYQQALNICIEYGDRYNQAKIYDNLGYLAKELREYEQARRNYQLALNILIEYGDRYSQASTYNNLGLLAEAEKNYPEARANLQTALEIFVEYQDEYRAAMTRENLKELPD
- a CDS encoding glycoside hydrolase family 10 protein → MKLRLIVRSPSARRSHKSVFPILVFISFITVILLNSLNPAIAQLPRQEIRGVWITNNDFNTLRDRTKVQSAMTQLRGLNFNTIYPVVWNSGYVMYPSAVAQRAGIQPFVFRGADGHDILADLINQAHRQGLLAIPWFEFGFMAPPTSELALEHPEWLTQKQDGSQTSISAAGEVVWLNPFHPEVQQFITNLVLETVTQYNVDGIQFDDHMSLPHEFGYDPYTIALYTQETKNRPPSNPQDEAWVRWRADKITAFMVQLNQAVKARKPNAIFSVSPNYYDFAYKFQLQDWLAWMRQNIVDELIVQIYRPDLQSFVSNISRREIEEAQQMIPTGIGVMTGLRNRPVSMQQIKAQVRAAQGRGLGVTFFYYETLWNSAPEPASQRIAGFQTLFPTPAFRSAMQSGN
- the ilvA gene encoding threonine ammonia-lyase, biosynthetic, with the translated sequence MYCDYLVQILTARVYDVAQETPLEYAPNLSKRLNNQLLLKREDMQSVFSFKLRGAYNKMVNLSPELLAQGVIAASAGNHAQGVALAASRLGTRAIIVMPVTTPQVKIDAVKARGGEVLLHGNTYDDAYVYARELEAEKGLTFIHPFDDPDVIAGQGTIGMEILRQYQQPIHAIFVAIGGGGLISGIAAYVKRLRPEIKIIGVEPVDADAMSQSLKAGHRVRLSQVGLFADGVAVREVGEETFRLCQNYVDEIILVDTDDTCAAIKDVFEDTRSILEPAGALAIAAAKAYAEREKIQGKTLIAVACGANMNFDRLRFVAERAEFGERREAIFAVAIPEEQGSLRKFCECIAQRNLTEFNYRIADEKEAHIFVGVQIQNRADAVKMLESFESCGFKTIDLTDDELTKLHLRHMVGGHSPLAHNELLYRFEFPERPGALMKFVGSMSPNWNISMFHYRNNGADYGRIVVGMQVPPHEMEEWRAFLDTLGYRYWDESQNPAYKLFLG
- a CDS encoding threonine dehydratase; protein product: MSGLTQIFQNLFLRVEGFFGVILRSFFSFIKNLFGSFTKLLGFTKSDYFLENDAAQGIKQAANQQIIAKTEDKTPETPVTRGRRQNAKMDDYFLNMARDVKKN
- a CDS encoding tRNA-dihydrouridine synthase family protein, with the protein product MSQVSLPQSLQKNLPLTALAPMQDVTNLWFMKVIAHYGSPDYFFTEYFRVNDTSRLNRSILAAITENDTGRPVFAQMIGESIPDLVRTAQELCNYNIAGVDLNMGCPAPRIYRKNVGGGLLLSPEKVNRILAELRQTVNDRPLTVKMRVGFENTDTFYEILDMINRHSIDLLSVHGRTVKDMYHGAVKYDLIAEAVKRVDCPVLANGNIYSATTALEVLSQTGAAGVMVGRWAIGNPWIFNQIRQALRFEPITPVPLVEVRNYIDRLWQTPTAATMPVRARVGYLKRFLNYIALNVDAEGDFLRLMRQTQTEVELLNLCDRVLLSQGTKTLALTPSLSL